In Salmo salar chromosome ssa15, Ssal_v3.1, whole genome shotgun sequence, one genomic interval encodes:
- the fam217ba gene encoding protein FAM217B codes for MGPIMQERTASTALKRVVSKEKIRTKNSENNGPITSSKKANKVKKAGAQLKNALPDQDKDTVSTIQRGSRVKSGTTRNTSKLASPQEGGLKSKPHTHSSTQRQEKREVQRTSLCCGELDQNHGVLGRSRKALSLPLSPIPGLRQGPMRLHTPTQVPSLESLRQFEQKEVDSDSASDLSDSERLPVLPSPCTPCTPPHLNLRAEVINSSDFPPAFPGPHGATSDNDSVSYNYPDFLPPPFNTWSLRQLAVFLHTEGRGAPRPKPVGPLEKYLERLLQLEWLQIQTVQAETCRPAGGRPRALGFPSATTTNAPRPHTAPPSRLSSPKGLRQCQRAFPFAPHNPPSLAAQQLARLPVCPHCHIRYPLCNGSCSSYAYQRHSRLSPLLEHRARPGVPPKRSSSESRVTSSESRATGCSGGGQTPGSPSAGRSHVRHMQAVGNIRKPAQEPGTNGKGQASVKKGRARANSEAEVRKESSTAKAGVEKHTHSGSKREANTIKRVEKDCQRTETGSQASKIGVKRTVKEPLSLFKAPLSAKANGKAKNVHFIAK; via the exons ATGGGCCCCATTATGCAGGAACGCACTGCCTCCACGGCATTGAAACGCGTTGTTTCCAAAGAGAAGATACGTACGAAAAATTCTGAAAACAACGGACCGATTACAAg TTCAAAGAAAGCTAACAAGGTGAAGAAGGCAGGAGCTCAGCTCAAGAATGCCCTTCCAGATCAGGATAAGGACACTGTGTCGACAATCCAGAGG GGAAGCAGAGTCAAGTCTGGCACTACTCGAAACACTAGCAAACTGGCAAG CCCTCAAGAAGGAGGCTTGAAgtctaaaccacacacacactcctccacacAGAGGCAGGAGAAGCGAGAGGTTCAGCGAACGTCCCTATGTTGCGGTGAGTTAGATCAGAACCATGGGGTACTGGGCCGAAGTCGGAaagctctctctctgcccctctcccctATACCTGGGCTGCGCCAGGGGCCAATGCGGCTTCACACACCCACTCAAGTCCCCAGCCTGGAGTCTCTCAGGCAGTTTGAGCAGAAGGAAGTCGACTCGGACAGTGCCAGTGACCTGTCAGACTCAGAGAGATTGCCCGTACTCCCCTCCCCCTGTACCCCCTGCACCCCACCCCATCTCAACCTCCGCGCTGAAGTGATCAACTCCAGCGACTTCCCCCCAGCCTTCCCAGGACCACACGGGGCCACGAGCGACAACGACAGTGTCAGCTACAACTACCCTGACTTCCTGCCTCCTCCCTTCAACACCTGGAGCCTACGCCAACTGGCTGTGTTCCTCCACACGGAGGGCCGAGGCGCACCTCGCCCCAAACCTGTGGGGCCCTTGGAGAAGTACCTGGAGAGGCTGCTGCAGTTGGAGTGGCTCCAGATCCAGACTGTGCAGGCGGAGACCTGCCGACCTGCGGGGGGCCGTCCTAGGGCCCTGGGCTTCCCCTCTGCCACCACCACGAACGCACCTCGGCCCCACACGGCGCCACCCAGCCGCCTCAGCTCCCCCAAAGGCCTGCGGCAGTGTCAGCGCGCCTTCCCGTTTGCCCCTCACAACCCCCCCTCGCTGGCAGCACAGCAGCTCGCCCGCCTCCCTGTCTGCCCCCATTGTCACATCCGCTACCCTCTGTGCAACGGGAGCTGCTCCTCCTACGCCTACCAGCGCCACTCGCGCCTCAGTCCCCTGCTGGAGCACCGAGCCAGGCCCGGGGTTCCCCCGAAGAGGAGCAGCAGTGAGAGCCGGGTCACTTCCTCTGAGAGTAGGGCTACAGGCTGCAGtggaggaggacagactccagGTAGCCCCTCGGCAGGAAGAAGTCACGTCAGACACATGCAGGCAGTTGGTAACATCCGCAAACCCGCCCAGGAGCCAGGCACTAACGGTAAAGGTCAGGCCAGTGTGAAGAAAGGCCGCGCCAGAGCCAATTCGGAAGCCGAGGTGAGGAAGGAGTCCAGTACGGCTAAGGCGGGtgtggagaaacacacacactctggaagtAAACGAGAGGCTAACACGATCAAGAGGGTCGAGAAAGACTGTCAGAGGACAGAAACAGGAAGTCAGGCATCTAAAATTGGGGTTAAAAGAACAGTAAAAGAGCCACTCTCTCTCTTCAAGGCACCGTTGTCTGCCAAAGCGAATGGAAAAGCAAAGAATGTTCACTTTATTGCAAAGTAA